A stretch of Rhododendron vialii isolate Sample 1 chromosome 4a, ASM3025357v1 DNA encodes these proteins:
- the LOC131324833 gene encoding photosystem II stability/assembly factor HCF136, chloroplastic, protein MVTLQLLTDCSIQTLRACSSSRPQRYKSSSAVQALSTRACLHHNPQSKPTTTSLPSYLSRRHLIADTAAVSIAVSSPLIGISKPAKSEEGGLSEWERVFLPIDPGVVLLDIAFVPDDPNHGFVLGTRQTLLETKDGGKTWAPRSIPSAEDEDFNYRFNSISFNGKEGWIVGKPAILLYTSDAGDSWGRIPLSNQLPGDMVYIKATGEKSAEMVTDEGAIYVTSNKGYNWRAAVQETVSATLNRTVSSGISGASYYTGTFNTVNRSPDGSYVAVSSRGNFYLTWQPGQPYWQPHNRSVARRIQNMGWRADGGLWLLVRGGGLYLSKGTGITEDFQEIPVQSRGFGILDVGYRSQDEAWAAGGSGILLRTNNGGKTWIRDKAADNIAANLYSVKFINDQTGFVLGNDGVLLRYLG, encoded by the exons ATGGTGACTCTACAGTTGCTCACTGATTGCTCCATCCAAACTCTGAGAGCTTGTTCTAGTAGTCGTCCTCAGCGTTACAAAAGCAGCTCCGCCGTCCAAGCTCTGAGTACTAGAGCCTGTCTCCACCACAACCCCCAGTCAAAGCCGACTACTACTTCGTTGCCTTCTTATCTCAGCCGCAGGCATCTGATAGCCGACACGGCCGCCGTTTCGATTGCGGTTTCTTCCCCTCTCATCGGCATTTCGAAACCGGCGAAATCAGAAGAGGGTGGTCTGTCCGAATGGGAAAGAGTTTTCCTGCCCATTGATCCCGGTGTCGTCCTCCTCGACATCGCTTTCGTTCCCGACGACCCCAATCACG GTTTTGTACTGGGCACTAGGCAGACTCTTCTAGAGACAAAAGATGGGGGGAAAACTTGGGCTCCACGTTCGATACCTTCTGCTGAAGATGAAGATTTCAATTACAGGTTCAACTCCATCAGCTTCAATGGGAAAGAGGGATGGATTGTTGGAAAACCGGCTATTTTGTTGTACACTTCTGATGCAGGGGATAGCTGGGGGAGGATACCATTAAGTAATCAACTTCCTGGTGATATG GTTTACATAAAAGCAACTGGAGAAAAGAGTGCAGAGATGGTAACTGACGAGGGTGCAATTTATGTGACATCAAACAAGGGCTACAACTGGAGGGCTGCTGTGCAGGAGACTGTTTCAGCTACTCTTAATAG AACAGTTTCTAGTGGTATTAGTGGTGCAAGCTACTACACAGGAACTTTTAATACCGTGAATCGCTCTCCTGATGGAAGTTATGTTGCTGTTTCAAGCCGTGGCAACTTCTACCTGACATGGCAGCCAGGAcag CCATACTGGCAGCCACATAACAGGTCAGTTGCAAGAAGAATTCAAAACATGGGATGGAGAGCTGATGGTGGCCTTTGGCTCCTTGTTCGTGGTGGGGGACTTTATCTTAGCAAAGGCACAGGG ATAACAGAAGATTTTCAAGAAATTCCTGTACAAAGTCGTGGTTTTGGCATTCTTGATGTTGGCTATCGTTCTCAG GATGAGGCTTGGGCAGCTGGGGGCAGTGGGATTCTGTTAAGAACCAACAATGGGGGCAAGACATGGATCCGTGACAAGGCAGCTGATAATATTGCAGCAAATCTCTATTCTGTAAA GTTTATCAATGACCAAACGGGGTTTGTGCTGGGAAATGACGGCGTCTTGCTTCGGTATCTCGGATAA
- the LOC131324834 gene encoding endoglucanase 5 codes for MTSFAFWCTLLVVGLKAANNAAAGFDYRSAVYKSLLFFEAQRSGKLPFNQRVKWRADSGLRDGFLQGVDLVGGYYDAGDHVKFGLPMAFSVTMLSWGAIDFRQEIVGLKQMGHTLDAIKWGTDYFIKAHPHPNILWGQVGDGESDHYCWERAEDMSTPRTAYKLDQSNPGSDLAAETAAALASASLAFHHYNSSYSHLLLLHSKQLFSFADTFRGLYHDSIRCAKQSYPSSGFWDELLWAAAWLFRATKDVYYLKYVAENAASMGGTEWAAREFSWDNKYAGVQILLSKVLMEGAGGGYTAILKKYQAKADFFACACLKKNNGYNVRVTPGGLVYVHEWNNMQYAASAAFLLVVYSDYLSNAHAVLKCPVAQVQPQDLLNFAQSQADYMLGKNPKSVSYVVGYGQTYPVHVHHRGASIASVSVLHSSVGCLQGFDTWYRRPKANPNVIHGALVGGPTKNDNFSDDRTNYEQTEPTISASAPLVGLLSKLQSVTAGNSGPHPKVSPAPNPKSDIPVEFLHSITDTWTVGRTSYYRHKVIITNVSRKPITDLKLRFENFSGSISGLSPTQDKNTYALPQWLKILKPGSECSFVYIQGGPQAKFSVQSYH; via the exons ATGACGAGCTTTGCCTTTTGGTGTACCTTATTAGTGGTGGGCTTGAAGGCCGCTAATAATGCTGCTGCGGGCTTCGACTATAGGAGTGCCGTCTACAAGAGCTTGTTGTTTTTTGAGGCTCAAAGGTCTGGCAAATTGCCATTCAATCAACGCGTCAAGTGGCGCGCTGATTCTGGACTCCGTGATGGCTTTCTTCAAGGa GTGGATTTGGTGGGAGGATATTACGACGCAGGAGATCATGTCAAGTTTGGGTTGCCAATGGCTTTCAGCGTGACGATGCTTTCTTGGGGAGCCATTGATTTCAGGCAAGAGATTGTTGGTCTGAAGCAGATGGGCCACACATTGGATGCCATCAAATGGGGCACTGATTACTTCATCAAGGCACATCCCCACCCCAATATCCTCTGGGGACAA GTTGGGGATGGAGAGTCGGATCACTACTGCTGGGAACGTGCTGAAGATATGAGCACTCCCAGGACTGCTTACAAGTTGGATCAAAGTAATCCTGGCTCTGATCTTGCTGCTGAAACCGCTGCAGCTCTCGCATCCGCTTCTTTAGCATTCCACCACTACAACTCTTCCTACTCTCATCTTCTCTTACTCCATTCAAAGCAG CTTTTCTCATTTGCTGATACGTTTAGGGGTTTGTACCATGACTCCATCCGATGCGCTAAGCAGTCCTATCCATCATCGGGTTTTTGG GATGAACTTCTGTGGGCTGCTGCATGGCTCTTCCGAGCAACCAAGGATGTGTACTATTTGAAATATGTAGCTGAGAACGCTGCCTCCATGGGTGGTACTGAATGGGCTGCTAGAGAATTCTCTTGGGACAACAAGTACGCCGGTGTACAAATTCTTCTGTCCAAG GTGTTAATGGAGGGAGCCGGTGGAGGATACACAGCCATTCTGAAAAAATATCAGGCCAAAGCAGACTTCTTCGCATGCGCTTGTCTAAAAAAGAATAATGGCTACAATGTCAGAGTGACTCCAG GCGGGTTAGTGTACGTGCATGAATGGAACAACATGCAATATGCAGCATCTGCTGCGTTTCTTCTGGTTGTGTACTCCGATTACCTCTCCAATGCTCACGCCGTGCTCAAATGTCCAGTTGCCCAAGTTCAACCTCAGGACCTCCTCAATTTCGCTCAATCACAG GCTGATTACATGCTTGGTAAGAATCCCAAGTCCGTGAGCTATGTAGTTGGTTACGGGCAAACATACCCGGTTCACGTCCACCACAGAGGTGCTTCCATTGCTTCAGTTTCTGTTCTCCATTCATCGGTCGGATGCCTGCAAGGCTTCGACACATGGTACCGTCGCCCCAAGGCCAACCCTAATGTCATACACGGAGCTCTTGTAGGCGGTCCTACCAAGAACGACAACTTCTCCGATGATCGCACCAATTATGAACAGACCGAGCCTACAAtctctgcttctgctcctcttGTTGGCCTTCTCTCTAAGTTGCAAAGTGTTACGGCAGGAAATTCAG GTCCGCATCCCAAAGTATCACCGGCACCCAACCCAAAATCAG ATATTCCAGTTGAATTCCTTCACTCGATAACCGATACATGGACTGTTGGAAGAACAAGTTATTATCGTCACAAGGTGATAATCACGAACGTATCTCGAAAGCCAATCACAGATCTCAAGTTGAGATTTGAGAACTTCTCGGGGTCCATATCGGGTCTCTCCCCAACTCAAGATAAGAACACGTATGCCCTCCCTCAATGGCTGAAAATCTTGAAACCAGGTTCAGAATGCAGTTTCGTTTACATTCAAGGCGGACCGCAAGCTAAGTTTTCGGTTCAGAGTTACCACTGA
- the LOC131324835 gene encoding protein FAR1-RELATED SEQUENCE 5-like gives MDQSSSRTSKDVNVKNDMNKFPEEEDDLGDSIEDGCVNGKQGLDSQIGLEGLNMLTARDVFKMKFDSEENAHAFYNAYAKVMGFSIRKDRKKVRRENVVVSRKWVCSRQGVRAKKYLEHVDRLRAPRAETRVGCKAVFRVRYDVKMREYIVTHFVSEHNHPLVAPHCVPFLWSHRSVTSADKAQTKAMRNVGISTGQIMDLMTIQSGGFDKVGFVRKDLHNTVQADRKVELKDGDAEGILGYLSAKALDDPMFFYKYDVDHENCLDKLFWADSRSRLDYVAFGDVLVFDTTYRTNAYKKPFVMLCGVSNHYMSIIFGCALLPNETTETYMWVLETLMEAMDGKKPISVVTDGDKAMSQAIITVIPNAKHRLCTWHLQRNAVSNVHKPKFHEDFKRLKSLECDRDEFDKAWAVLVKQYNIENNSWVVEVYRNRHKWAESYLRGHFFAGMSSSQRCEGMHAYFNRFLKVRLRLYEFVWHYDRAIARMRVNEAAAEGVTENSFPVLTTQLKKLEKNAAELYTRKIFLKFRAEMELEAKFYVKQQLEEEDHYVYILEQYATENKWRVEFHPFDGSIKCPCMKLESFGIPCCHIITVMKFQQLVSIPMSCVVQRWTRSARSSNPQPSLTKIPNLLTQTTRYGILSSSFNLLSYYASHTDKDFMEAREAGFQMMSEMKKRWELRNADKGEEKNSATKLFGIRDPKVVKTKGNPGGPSSASKLPTARKCGNCRSIGHTKRTCKKVKAKEREGCEEHFSAFTNPELFPHQDEDGR, from the exons ATGGATCAATCCTCAAGTCGTACGAGCAAAGATGTCAATGTGAAAAATGATATGAATAAATTTcctgaagaagaagatgatctaGGAGACTCAATTGAAGATGGTTGTGTTAATGGGAAACAAGGTTTAGATTCCCAAATAGGATTAGAAGGTTTGAATATGCTCACTGCAAGGGATGTTTTCAAAATGAAGTTTGATTCTGAGGAAAATGCGCATGCTTTTTACAATGCCTATGCTAAGGTAATGGGGTTTAGCATCCGAAAGGATAGAAAAAAGGTACGTAGGGAGAATGTGGTGGTGAGTAGAAAATGGGTATGCTCTAGGCAAGGAGTACGTGCAAAGAAATACTTGGAGCATGTTGATAGATTGAGAGCACCAAGGGCAGAAACTAGGGTTGGATGTAAAGCTGTCTTTCGTGTGCGCTATGATGTGAAAATGAGAGAATATATAGTGACTCACTTTGTAAGCGAACACAACCATCCCTTGGTCGCACCCCACTGTGTCCCTTTTCTTTGGTCACATAGGTCTGTAACAAGTGCTGACAAAGCCCAAACAAAAGCTATGCGTAATGTCGGCATTAGCACTGGCCAGATAATGGACCTTATGACCATTCAGTCTGGTGGTTTCGATAAGGTTGGTTTTGTTCGAAAAGATTTGCATAATACTGTTCAAGCTGACCGAAAAGTAGAACTCAAGGATGGGGATGCAGAGGGTATCTTGGGATACTTATCTGCTAAAGCTCTAGACGACCCAATGTTTTTTTACAAGTATGACGTCGATCATGAAAATTGTTTAGACAAACTGTTTTGGGCTGATTCAAGGTCTCGCCTAGACTATGTTGCATTCGGTGATGTACTTGTTTTTGACACTACTTATAGGACAAATGCATACAAAAAGCCATTTGTAATGCTTTGCGGCGTGAGTAACCATTACATGTCAATCATATTTGGTTGTGCTCTATTACCAAATGAGACTACAGAAACATACATGTGGGTTTTAGAAACATTAATGGAGGCCATGGATGGTAAAAAACCCATCTCAGTGGTGACAGATGGTGATAAAGCTATGAGTCAAGCCATCATAACTGTCATTCCAAACGCTAAGCATCGCTTGTGTACTTGGCATCTACAACGAAATGCTGTGTCAAATGTCCACAAACCCAAATTTCATGAGGATTTCAAGCGGTTGAAGTCATTAGAATGTGATAGGGATGAGTTTGACAAGGCTTGGGCTGTCTTGGTCAAACAATACAATATTGAAAACAATAGTTGGGTGGTAGAGGTCTATCGCAATCGTCATAAGTGGGCTGAGTCTTATCTTCGTGGACATTTCTTTGCCGGTATGAGCAGCAGTCAGCGTTGCGAAGGCATGCACGCTTATTTTAATAGGTTCCTAAAAGTGAGGCTTAGACTATATGAATTTGTTTGGCATTATGATAGGGCCATTGCTCGAATGCGTGTTAATGAGGCAGCCGCGGAGGGTGTAACAGAGAACAGTTTCCCGGTGTTGACAACGCAATTAAAGAAACTTGAGAAAAATGCAGCAGAGTTGTATACAAGGaagatttttttaaagtttcggGCGGAAATGGAGCTAGAGGCCAAGTTTTATGTGAAGCAACAACTTGAAGAGGAGGATCATTATGTCTATATTCTAGAACAGTACGCAACTGAAAATAAGTGGAGAGTTGAGTTTCATCCATTCGATGGCAGCATAAAATGCCCTTGCATGAAACTTGAGTCATTTGGGATACCTTGCTGCCACATAATTACTGTCATGAAATTTCAACAACTTGTATCTATCCCTATGAGTTGTGTGGTTCAGAGGTGGACTAGGAGTGCTAGGTCAAGCAATCCACAACCTAGTCTCACCAAAATTCCCAACCTACTGACACAAACCACACGATATGGCATATTGAGCTCATCATTCAATTTATTGTCCTATTATGCGTCGCACACGGACAAAGATTTTATGGAGGCGAGGGAAGCAGGTTTCCAAATGATGTCCGAGATGAAGAAGCGCTGGGAACTGAGAAATGCGGATAAGggtgaggaaaaaaatagtgCCACCAAACTATTTGGGATTCGGGACCCCAAGGTAGTCAAGACAAAAGGCAATCCTGGGGGACCCTCTTCTGCCAGTAAACTCCCCACAGCAAGAAAATGTGGGAACTGCAG GAGCATTGGCCACACGAAGCGAACTTGTAAAAAAGTAAAAGCGAAGGAGAGGGAGGGTTGCGAAGAGCACTTTTCTGCATTCACAAATCCAGAGTTATTCCCCCATCAGGATGAAGACGGACGTTGA
- the LOC131323930 gene encoding ATP-dependent RNA helicase has1-like has translation MNAIARGTLGKTQGQSRKHRAGTDPASLESIAARLDEALALIKKMQSDHKKDMNKFKAEVKEMRKALLHCENDSSTDESEDGAESEDGTGGKNEAESDDGTEKEEDGTEGECGDDSEDTDNNEDGDE, from the coding sequence ATGAATGCAATAGCACGTGGCACCCTGGGTAAGACACAGGGCCAGAGTAGGAAACATCGTGCAGGCACTGATCCCGCTTCTTTGGAGAGCATTGCAGCGCGATTGGATGAGGCACTagccttgataaaaaaaatgcagtCAGACCACAAGAAGGATATGAACAAGTTCAAGGCAGAGGTGAAGGAGATGCGAAAAGCCCTCCTTCACTGTGAAAATGATTCAAGCACTGATGAGAGCGAAGATGGAGCAGAGAGTGAAGATGGGACTGGGGGCAAAAATGAGGCGGAGAGTGATGATGGGACCGAGAAGGAAGAAGATGGAACCGAGGGTGAATGTGGAGATGATAGCGAAGATACAGATAACAATGAAGATGGAGATGAATAA